A genome region from Arachis duranensis cultivar V14167 chromosome 8, aradu.V14167.gnm2.J7QH, whole genome shotgun sequence includes the following:
- the LOC107461171 gene encoding uncharacterized protein LOC107461171, with the protein MRNKGGQNKLVRIITTPIRVLGKAKDMYVRSITQCGYSVSYGNTGDAAGRFQAGLPRSYSAATSMSGAGSEDYAELVRAASARTMGNRIDVDLVLKLQQEARGRGQSQSQSQPVGLPKSVSVGMGRIDEDKPFDLNEGGEAVVPNSYPRSRSYAVGIRKPTLVL; encoded by the coding sequence ATGAGAAACAAAGGAGGGCAGAACAAGTTGGTGAGGATCATAACCACACCTATAAGAGTTCTTGGAAAGGCGAAGGACATGTACGTTCGAAGCATAACACAGTGCGGTTACAGCGTCAGCTACGGCAACACCGGAGACGCGGCGGGGAGATTCCAGGCGGGGCTGCCGCGAAGCTACAGCGCCGCCACGTCGATGTCCGGTGCAGGTTCGGAGGATTACGCGGAGCTTGTCAGGGCAGCGTCGGCGAGGACCATGGGGAACCGAATCGACGTGGATTTGGTCCTGAAACTGCAACAAGAAGCTCGAGGACGAGGTCAAAGTCAAAGTCAAAGTCAACCAGTGGGGTTGCCAAAGTCGGTGAGTGTTGGTATGGGTCGAATTGATGAGGATAAGCCTTTTGATTTGAATGAAGGGGGTGAAGCTGTTGTGCCTAATTCTTACCCTAGAAGTAGAAGCTATGCTGTTGGAATTAGAAAACCCACCCTTGTTCTCTAA